From Pseudarthrobacter equi, a single genomic window includes:
- the gcvP gene encoding aminomethyl-transferring glycine dehydrogenase produces the protein MTVSSASTTFVDRHIGARRQDHVDTMLKAVGYDSVDSLVDTAVPQVIRQETALKLQDALSEVEVLTELRRLAGRNRTAVQLIGQGYYDTITPAVIRRNILEAPAWYTAYTPYQPEISQGRLEALLNFQTMVQDLVGLPIANASLLDEATAVAEAVLLMRRANKAKPAADGKTVLDIDVLPQTIAIVKGRAEALGFEVEVADLSQGLPEGDINGIVLQQPGASGRVFNQAEAIAAAKERGALVTVAADLLALTLITPPGEQGADIAVGSTQRFGVPLFFGGPHAAYMAVRKGLERSLPGRLVGVSKDDAGVPAYRLALQTREQHIRREKATSNICTAQALLAIVSSMYAVYHGPDGLKAIAETTHGHARTLAASLAAAGVDVLHKSFFDTVTVRVPGRAAGIIADAEARGINLRSIDADTVGISLDETTTAAVVANVADIFGASVGAAEGFGLEAAVERSSGYLEHPVFNTHRSETQLLRYIRRLSDRDLALDRTMIPLGSCTMKLNATAEMEAISWPEFASIHPFAPDSQTEGWRELITGLEADLTEITGYDQVSIQPNAGSQGELAGLLAIRGYHHSRGDQQRNVCLIPASAHGTNAASAVLAGMKVVVVATAADGTINHDDLTAKIETHKDVLSCIMITYPSTHGVYDGDVREVCDAVHAAGGQVYIDGANLNALVGLAQPGKFGGDVSHLNLHKTFCIPHGGGGPGVGPVAAKAHLAPFMPGDANKAAHEEGHGVAISASRFGSAGVLPISWAYVKLMGGEGLTEATKSALLAANYVAARLHEFYPVLYTGEGGLVAHECILDLRELTARSGVTAEDVAKRLIDFGFHAPTLAFPVAGTLMVEPTESEDLAEIDRFIDAMITIRKEIDQVANGDFAVADSPLRRAPHTAAAVVSSDWDRAYPREQAAFPAHHKQDKYFPPVGRIDGAAGDRNLICSCPPLEAFEDNTDVENQASHD, from the coding sequence GTGACGGTTAGTTCAGCCTCCACCACTTTCGTCGACCGCCATATCGGCGCCCGGCGCCAGGACCACGTCGACACCATGCTCAAGGCTGTGGGCTACGACAGCGTTGACTCCCTGGTCGATACCGCCGTTCCCCAGGTCATCCGCCAGGAGACGGCACTGAAGCTGCAGGACGCCCTCAGCGAGGTTGAGGTCCTGACCGAGCTGCGCCGGCTGGCGGGCAGGAACAGGACCGCCGTCCAGCTGATCGGCCAAGGCTACTACGACACCATCACCCCGGCCGTGATCCGGCGCAACATCCTTGAGGCGCCGGCCTGGTACACCGCCTACACGCCGTACCAGCCAGAGATCTCGCAGGGCCGGCTGGAGGCGCTGCTGAACTTCCAGACCATGGTGCAGGACCTGGTGGGCCTGCCGATTGCCAACGCGTCCCTGCTGGACGAAGCGACGGCTGTGGCGGAAGCAGTCCTGCTGATGCGCCGCGCCAACAAGGCCAAGCCTGCCGCAGACGGCAAGACCGTCCTGGACATCGACGTGCTGCCGCAGACCATCGCCATCGTCAAGGGCCGGGCCGAGGCGCTCGGCTTCGAGGTGGAGGTAGCTGACCTCTCCCAGGGTCTGCCAGAGGGTGACATCAACGGCATCGTGCTCCAGCAGCCCGGCGCCTCCGGCCGCGTCTTCAACCAGGCTGAAGCCATCGCCGCCGCCAAGGAGCGCGGAGCGCTGGTCACTGTGGCCGCCGATCTCCTGGCGCTGACGCTGATCACTCCTCCGGGCGAGCAGGGCGCGGACATCGCTGTCGGCTCCACACAGCGTTTCGGCGTGCCGCTGTTCTTCGGTGGCCCGCACGCTGCCTACATGGCCGTCCGCAAGGGACTGGAGCGTTCGTTGCCCGGCCGCCTGGTGGGCGTCTCGAAGGACGACGCCGGCGTTCCCGCCTACCGCCTGGCCCTGCAGACCCGCGAGCAGCACATCCGCCGCGAGAAGGCCACGTCCAACATCTGCACCGCGCAGGCGCTGCTGGCCATCGTGTCCTCCATGTACGCCGTGTACCACGGCCCGGACGGCCTGAAAGCGATCGCGGAAACAACGCACGGCCACGCCCGCACCCTGGCGGCCTCCCTCGCGGCCGCCGGTGTGGATGTCCTCCATAAGAGCTTCTTCGACACCGTCACCGTTCGAGTGCCCGGCCGCGCTGCCGGCATTATTGCCGATGCTGAAGCGCGCGGCATTAACCTGCGCTCCATCGACGCAGATACCGTGGGCATCTCCCTGGATGAAACCACCACGGCGGCCGTCGTCGCCAATGTCGCGGACATCTTTGGTGCCTCCGTAGGGGCCGCTGAAGGCTTCGGGCTGGAGGCCGCCGTCGAACGTTCCTCCGGTTACCTGGAGCACCCGGTGTTCAACACCCACCGGTCCGAAACGCAGTTGCTGCGTTACATCCGCCGCCTGTCCGACCGTGACCTGGCGCTGGACAGGACCATGATCCCGCTGGGTTCGTGCACCATGAAGCTGAACGCCACCGCCGAGATGGAAGCGATCTCCTGGCCGGAGTTCGCCTCCATCCACCCGTTCGCCCCGGACTCCCAGACCGAAGGCTGGCGTGAGCTGATCACCGGGCTGGAAGCTGACCTGACCGAGATCACCGGGTACGACCAGGTGTCCATCCAGCCCAACGCCGGTTCCCAAGGCGAACTCGCCGGCCTGCTGGCGATCCGCGGCTACCACCACTCCCGCGGCGATCAGCAGCGCAACGTCTGCCTGATCCCCGCCTCGGCGCACGGCACCAATGCCGCGTCCGCGGTCCTGGCCGGCATGAAGGTGGTTGTTGTGGCCACGGCAGCCGACGGCACCATCAACCACGATGACCTGACGGCCAAGATCGAGACCCACAAGGACGTCCTGTCCTGCATCATGATCACCTACCCGTCCACCCATGGCGTCTATGACGGGGATGTCCGTGAGGTCTGCGATGCCGTGCACGCGGCCGGCGGCCAGGTCTACATTGACGGCGCGAACCTGAATGCGCTCGTGGGCCTGGCGCAGCCGGGTAAGTTCGGCGGCGACGTGTCCCACCTGAACCTGCACAAGACGTTCTGCATCCCGCACGGCGGCGGCGGGCCTGGCGTCGGCCCGGTCGCGGCGAAGGCGCACCTGGCACCGTTTATGCCCGGCGATGCCAACAAGGCCGCCCATGAAGAGGGTCACGGGGTCGCGATTTCCGCTTCCCGGTTCGGTTCGGCCGGTGTCCTGCCGATCTCCTGGGCGTACGTGAAGCTCATGGGCGGGGAAGGCCTGACCGAGGCCACCAAGTCCGCGCTGCTGGCCGCGAACTACGTTGCTGCCCGGCTGCACGAGTTCTACCCCGTGCTCTACACCGGTGAAGGCGGGCTCGTGGCGCACGAGTGCATCCTGGACCTTCGCGAACTCACCGCCCGCAGCGGGGTGACCGCTGAGGACGTGGCCAAGCGCCTGATCGACTTCGGCTTCCACGCCCCCACCCTGGCCTTCCCGGTGGCCGGGACCCTGATGGTCGAACCCACCGAGTCCGAGGACCTGGCCGAGATCGACCGCTTCATCGACGCCATGATCACCATCCGCAAGGAAATCGACCAGGTGGCCAACGGCGACTTTGCTGTTGCAGACTCACCCCTCCGGCGTGCACCCCACACGGCTGCCGCCGTCGTGAGCTCCGACTGGGACCGTGCCTACCCGCGCGAGCAGGCCGCATTCCCGGCACACCACAAGCAGGACAAGTACTTCCCGCCCGTGGGACGCATCGACGGCGCAGCCGGCGACCGCAACCTCATCTGCTCCTGCCCGCCTCTCGAAGCGTTCGAGGACAACACCGACGTCGAAAACCAGGCCTCCCATGACTGA
- a CDS encoding TetR/AcrR family transcriptional regulator, with the protein MPRKPVAREAVLDAFATLLIEVGERAATLDAVARKAGVSKGGLLYHFPNKEALIQALLDQLDALAGEDADAMAAAPEGAAAYFIRSSVWGDTPLDRAIVAATRLAEVAHEETRRRFAAIQRRWLDEIAADVGPALSKAVLYMGDGLYFNAMLSVGPVPEGGAAADVDELLAALERLRR; encoded by the coding sequence ATGCCCCGAAAGCCAGTCGCCCGCGAAGCTGTCCTTGACGCCTTCGCCACCCTGTTGATTGAGGTGGGGGAGCGCGCCGCCACCCTGGACGCCGTAGCCCGAAAGGCCGGCGTTTCCAAGGGCGGTCTCCTCTACCACTTTCCCAACAAGGAAGCCCTGATTCAGGCGCTCCTGGACCAGCTGGACGCGCTCGCCGGAGAAGACGCCGATGCCATGGCCGCCGCCCCGGAAGGTGCGGCCGCCTACTTCATCAGGTCCTCGGTGTGGGGAGACACCCCCTTGGACCGGGCCATCGTCGCCGCCACCCGGCTGGCGGAGGTGGCGCATGAAGAAACCCGCCGCCGTTTCGCTGCGATCCAGCGGCGGTGGCTCGACGAAATCGCCGCCGATGTGGGGCCGGCCCTGTCCAAGGCCGTGCTGTATATGGGGGACGGCCTCTACTTCAACGCCATGCTCTCCGTCGGCCCGGTCCCCGAAGGCGGCGCAGCTGCGGACGTGGACGAATTGCTGGCAGCACTGGAGAGGCTCCGGCGGTAG